One Paramisgurnus dabryanus chromosome 9, PD_genome_1.1, whole genome shotgun sequence DNA segment encodes these proteins:
- the spred3 gene encoding sprouty-related, EVH1 domain-containing protein 3 isoform X1, which produces MEGDVRVRAVVMTRDDSSGGWVPLGGGGLSHVVICKGRSSEGRGRREYVIRGERLRDRAPVLECAIQKGLVYNKVNPIFHHWRVEERKFGLTFQSPADAISFEKGLQSVLEKLDRGSDSPSSSTPEEGDTEDDGQASHTGSESSSNSRKEMLPKPITIVTSESSSTCFVRSTEEFAYGAAHAVTTQTPAQIHTRPTQHQLTQVTAVLNPPAPPPPPPAPPTPPIAPPAASSLSPLSPTISLLEEGDLRSLDPCKDLWGTRGYEDYRRAGAARTKVGGLTGGVVVGGGPDKTELCVVRFEKELAGVGNTGCEVTVMLDTKGTQHHSSPTCMPNAVPGVPSAGGSPQETGKGSPSPCCIHTSLATPRSRTRKRGGGGGEAISPDDDSSCPQGSSSCSSRCVYCRSVFSASENGRGRCRDAPDPALHCLRQWTCVWCAESLLYHCMSDSEGEFWEPCSCEDSLGGRPHPLCCARWMALLALSLFVPCMCCYLPLRACLRCGERCGCCGGKHKAVR; this is translated from the exons ATGGAGGGCGA TGTACGTGTCCGAGCAGTGGTGATGACACGTGACGATTCAAGCGGTGGCTGGGTGCCCCTTGGAGGAGGCGGCCTTAGTCATGTGGTTATTTGTAAGGGGCGGAGTTCTGAAGGTCGTGGGCGGAGAGAGTATGTCATACGTGGAGAACGGCTACGCGATCGAGCA CCTGTGCTGGAATGCGCCATTCAAAAGGGTCTGGTCTACAACAAGGTGAACCCCATCTTCCATCACTGGCGTGTGGAGGAGAGGAAGTTTGGCCTGACCTTCCAGAGTCCAGCTGATGCCATCTCCTTCGAGAAGGGGCTTCAAAGTGTCCTTGAGAAGCTGGACAGAG GATCTGACTCGCCATCCTCTTCGACACCTGAAGAGGGCGACACTGAGGATGACGGTCAAGCA TCTCATACAGGAAGTGAGTCGTCATCCAACAGCAGAAAAGAGATGTTGCCTAAACCCATTACCATAGTGACCAGTGAGTCGTCCTCCACCTGTTTTGTGCGCTCCACAGAGGAGTTTGCGTACGGGGCAGCGCACGCCGTCACGACGCAGACCCCAGCCCAG ATCCACACCCGACCAACCCAGCACCAGCTCACCCAAGTTACGGCCGTGCTGAACCCTCCGGCACCTCCTCCGCCACCTCCGGCTCCACCGACTCCTCCCATAGCGCCCCCTGCTGCTTCTTCCCTCTCTCCACTTTCACCCACCATCTCCCTGTTGGAAGAAGGGGACCTTCGCAGCCTGGACCCCTGCAAAGACCTGTGGGGAACGCGCGGCTACGAGGACTACCGACGCGCCGGTGCCGCACGGACCAAGGTGGGAGGGCTTACCGGAGGCGTAGTCGTGGGAGGCGGACCGGATAAGACCGAGCTTTGCGTAGTCCGCTTCGAGAAAGAACTGGCTGGCGTGGGCAACACAGGCTGCGAGGTCACCGTCATGCTGGACACCAAAGGCACTCAGCATCACTCCTCGCCCACTTGCATGCCCAACGCCGTGCCGGGGGTGCCATCTGCCGGCGGCTCCCCACAGGAGACAGGCAAAGGGTCGCCATCTCCCTGCTGCATCCACACCTCACTCGCCACTCCCCGTTCTCGGACTCGCAAGCGAGGGGGCGGCGGCGGGGAGGCCATCTCTCCCGACGACGACAGCTCCTGCCCACAGGGCTCCTCCTCCTGCTCGTCGCGCTGCGTGTACTGCCGTTCTGTTTTCAGCGCCTCCGAGAACGGACGGGGCCGCTGCCGGGATGCTCCTGACCCGGCGCTACACTGCCTGCGCCAGTGGACGTGCGTGTGGTGCGCAGAGAGCCTGCTCTACCATTGCATGTCGGACTCCGAGGGCGAGTTCTGGGAGCCGTGCTCGTGCGAGGACTCGTTGGGCGGGCGGCCGCACCCGCTGTGCTGCGCTCGCTGGATGGCGCTGCTGGCGCTGTCTCTTTTCGTGCCCTGCATGTGCTGCTACCTGCCCCTGCGCGCATGCCTGCGCTGTGGGGAGAGATGCGGCTGCTGCGGAGGAAAGCACAAGGCCGTGCGATGA
- the spred3 gene encoding sprouty-related, EVH1 domain-containing protein 3 isoform X2, protein MPSPSRRGFKVSLRSWTEDLTRHPLRHLKRATLRMTVKHLSQSHTGSESSSNSRKEMLPKPITIVTSESSSTCFVRSTEEFAYGAAHAVTTQTPAQIHTRPTQHQLTQVTAVLNPPAPPPPPPAPPTPPIAPPAASSLSPLSPTISLLEEGDLRSLDPCKDLWGTRGYEDYRRAGAARTKVGGLTGGVVVGGGPDKTELCVVRFEKELAGVGNTGCEVTVMLDTKGTQHHSSPTCMPNAVPGVPSAGGSPQETGKGSPSPCCIHTSLATPRSRTRKRGGGGGEAISPDDDSSCPQGSSSCSSRCVYCRSVFSASENGRGRCRDAPDPALHCLRQWTCVWCAESLLYHCMSDSEGEFWEPCSCEDSLGGRPHPLCCARWMALLALSLFVPCMCCYLPLRACLRCGERCGCCGGKHKAVR, encoded by the exons ATGCCATCTCCTTCGAGAAGGGGCTTCAAAGTGTCCTTGAGAAGCTGGACAGAG GATCTGACTCGCCATCCTCTTCGACACCTGAAGAGGGCGACACTGAGGATGACGGTCAAGCA TCTGTCTCAGTCTCATACAGGAAGTGAGTCGTCATCCAACAGCAGAAAAGAGATGTTGCCTAAACCCATTACCATAGTGACCAGTGAGTCGTCCTCCACCTGTTTTGTGCGCTCCACAGAGGAGTTTGCGTACGGGGCAGCGCACGCCGTCACGACGCAGACCCCAGCCCAG ATCCACACCCGACCAACCCAGCACCAGCTCACCCAAGTTACGGCCGTGCTGAACCCTCCGGCACCTCCTCCGCCACCTCCGGCTCCACCGACTCCTCCCATAGCGCCCCCTGCTGCTTCTTCCCTCTCTCCACTTTCACCCACCATCTCCCTGTTGGAAGAAGGGGACCTTCGCAGCCTGGACCCCTGCAAAGACCTGTGGGGAACGCGCGGCTACGAGGACTACCGACGCGCCGGTGCCGCACGGACCAAGGTGGGAGGGCTTACCGGAGGCGTAGTCGTGGGAGGCGGACCGGATAAGACCGAGCTTTGCGTAGTCCGCTTCGAGAAAGAACTGGCTGGCGTGGGCAACACAGGCTGCGAGGTCACCGTCATGCTGGACACCAAAGGCACTCAGCATCACTCCTCGCCCACTTGCATGCCCAACGCCGTGCCGGGGGTGCCATCTGCCGGCGGCTCCCCACAGGAGACAGGCAAAGGGTCGCCATCTCCCTGCTGCATCCACACCTCACTCGCCACTCCCCGTTCTCGGACTCGCAAGCGAGGGGGCGGCGGCGGGGAGGCCATCTCTCCCGACGACGACAGCTCCTGCCCACAGGGCTCCTCCTCCTGCTCGTCGCGCTGCGTGTACTGCCGTTCTGTTTTCAGCGCCTCCGAGAACGGACGGGGCCGCTGCCGGGATGCTCCTGACCCGGCGCTACACTGCCTGCGCCAGTGGACGTGCGTGTGGTGCGCAGAGAGCCTGCTCTACCATTGCATGTCGGACTCCGAGGGCGAGTTCTGGGAGCCGTGCTCGTGCGAGGACTCGTTGGGCGGGCGGCCGCACCCGCTGTGCTGCGCTCGCTGGATGGCGCTGCTGGCGCTGTCTCTTTTCGTGCCCTGCATGTGCTGCTACCTGCCCCTGCGCGCATGCCTGCGCTGTGGGGAGAGATGCGGCTGCTGCGGAGGAAAGCACAAGGCCGTGCGATGA